tggtaaaaataaaattcgatacaaggctagattggtagcaaagggttacgctcagaaagaaggaatagactacaatgaagtgttttctccagttgtgaagcattcgtctattcgaattttgctagccttggttacgcaatacgatcttgaactagttcagcttgatgtgaagacaacatttttacacggtgacttggaagaggaaatctatatgactcagcctgatggattcaatgttgctgataaagaaaattgggtttgcaaactgacaaagtcgctttatggattgaaacaatctccgaggcagtggtacaagcgatttgatcagttcatgaaagggcaaaggtacacaagaagtaaatttgatcattgcgtatattttcagaagctacaagaaggaactttcatatacttgctcttatatgttgatgatatgctgatagcatctaagagcaaagttgagattgagagattgaagactcaactcaatctcgagtttgagatgaaagatctaggtgaagctaagaagattcttggcatggaaatatgtagagatagagctcatgccagagttagcttgtctcagaagcagtatttgaagaaagtactacagcagtttggcatgaacgagcagaccaaacctgtaagtaccccgttggcttctcatttcaagctttctgcacaactatctccttcgacgaatacggaacgagaatacatgttgcaagttctgtattctaatgcagtgggtagcttgatgtatgcaatggtgtgtacaagacccgacatttcacaggcagttagtatagtgagcaggtatatgcataatcctggaaaaggacattggcaagctgtgaaatggattctacggtatattcagaagaccgtagatattggattactgttcaagcaggataatacacttggtaaaggtgttattgggtacgttgattctgactatgccggtgatttggacaagcgaagatcaaccaccggttatgtgtttacacttgctggaggaccaataagttggaagtctacactacagtctacagttgcattgtcaaccacagaagccgaatacatggctgtaacagaggctgtaaaggaggctatttggttacaaggtatggctaaaaccttggggttggttcaggagcatattaacgtgtattgtgatagtcaaagtgctattcatttagcaaagaatcaagtctatcatgcacgtacaaaacatatcgacgtacgattccattttgtgcgggaaattattgaagaggggaaaatttgtcttcagaagatcaagactgcagataatcccgcagatatgatgaccaaggtggtaacaacaaccaagttcgaacattgtttgaacttgatcaatatcctgcaagtttaacagttgaagaaggcactatcaagtattgttgtcaaaggcagaaagaattgtgtgaatataagattatcctaatcaaatcttcaaggtggagattattggatacctacaatctttgacttttcaaagatgaatagtggcagaaagttggcaccgaaaggcaccgaaagtagaaagtaagattggttggcaagttgggttaaaagttggcatgggataattgcaattttggtccctaattgtatagggacattgcaaattgatccttaaacctcaactataaataggcctaaccatctcttactttcttcatcccataattgccattctctacttaaggcattattctctctctctatttgtaaatttcacttgtaatttttggagtgaaatatatttggtagtgcccgaggacgtaggcaaaatttgctgaacctcgttaaaattctggtgttctttattatttgttttgcatattttgtgaatgtgattgtagtgatttattgtgctattaaattacgatagagggatattctggctaggaaagacttggtatttaagtgatcttcatgatctacctctctttcctgggaattgaacttagtgtgatttttcagtacaataattttactctttcacacgcttccgcgcaacactcTTAAACTTTTTTCATGATCTTCACAGTGAGAATAAGCAGCTATGAAAGTGTTCCAGGAAATGCCATCCTTTTCCTGGACTAATTCGAAGACCTTCTCTACCTCTTTCATCAAACTAAAATTTGAGTACATTGTCATTATCACATTACCTATGCAGGCGGTGGAGTCCAGCGCAAGTTTGATTGTCTGGCAATGCAACACCATTCCGCTGTGTAAAGCATTTGAGTCGGCACAACTCCTGAGCAATCCAGTAAAAGTAAAACGATCTGGCGCAAGGCCTTGTTGACGCATATGTTTAAAAACTTCAAAACCCTTTTCTGGTTGTTGGTTTTCTATGAATCCCGTAATTATAGCATTGTAAGATACAACATTTGGTTGTAAAGCACCGGAATAGACTGACAATGCATCCTTAGAATGACCACATTTCATGTACATTGAGATAAGGGCGTTAGAAACAAATGATACTGATGCGTATCCACCCTTGATTGATTGAGCATGAATTTGCCGTCCTTCACTTAACAACATGAGATTGGAGCAAGCACTAATGGCACTGGAAAATATGTACTCGTTGGGTGCAAGACGCATTTGGGAAAACAAATCAAGTGCTAATAAAGGCTCCCCAGCCTGTTCATAACCAGAGACCATGGCGGACCAAGAAACAAGGTTTTTTTCAGACATTTCATCAAATACCTGACGAGCAAAGTTAATCCTGCCACACTTTGCATACATGTTAAGGACATGGTTGGAGACAATGACATTGGCTTGTATACCAGTCTTCAAAACAGAAGCATGAAGAGAAAGACCAGAACGAAATGATTTGGTTTTGGAGCAGTGGTGCAAGAGTGAGCCAATAGTTTCAGGAACCATTTGATGTAGGCATGTAACATGAGGTTCCAAGAAGGAAATGGGACCTTGTTATGCAATCCAAGTTTTTAAAAGGCAAGTGGATAATAGGTAAGTGTGCCAAAGCATAACAAGAATGGCTCAAGTTTTTTAGAATCTTATACCAACAAAACCCTGAAACTCTCATTATCAAGTTTTATCAAACTTCAAAGTGCCCCAAAAaggtgtgcttaatttgcaaccTAGTTAATGAAGCAGAACCCGTAGTATTGGATGACTAAGTTTGTGTTTCCAAGTGAGTGGAAAGTAAATAAATGTTAGGTCGTGTAGCATCCTGGgtattttgtattaaaattaagATAAAGTAAACCAACAATCACtcaaactttaattaaaataataaaacaatcattaaattttaaaaaattataactcAGTCATTAAATTTTACGGAAATAACAAAACAATTACTAATAACACTAAACTTTGAAAAGTATGCTGATATAAATAGCCACGCAGGGAACCCAATATAAGAACCTTAGTTGcatgaagaaaaagaagataaaatgGAGATGCCACTGTTGATTTAAgttttctctttcatattcttttCTTTGACATCCAAACAATGGAGAGTTTAGCCCTCCACTACTCTTTCACCACCGCCGCCATCACCACCACTCCTTTCTCACTTAATCCCGGCGTTTTCATCCATTTCCGCTCTAAACCCATATCCGAATCGTCCCTGACGTACATTTTCCCGCCATCTTCTTCATTCCCCGCCCTCCGATCCCCTCTCAATTCTCTATTGTTTTCCTTTCTTCCCAAATGAAGAAACCCTTATACTTTTTCTTCCCTGTGCCACTTCTCAAAAAGGCAAAGATCCACCACCTCAAACGACACCTTTTCTTCTTCCGCCGCCGCAAGGAGCTAAACTCCTTCCTTTCTTCATCTCAATTTCAATAGGCAGTAACAATAGGGGAAGAAGAATAAGAACAGTGAGAGAGCAAGAATTTGAGACAATCCTTTAGTGCTTCAATGAAAACATAAGCAAAAGATGAAAGATGACACTTGCTGTCGTGGATGATGTTTTCAACTGCTTGAAAAGCTCTTCTAGAACCCTTTtctaaatttcaataattttagccactgttttgttatttttataaaatttagtgactgaattgtaattttttaaaatttaacaactattttattattttaatcaaaattgagTGCTTTACCCTAAAATTAATTTCCTATACAAAATTGAACGCGAAACTAGAAAGAGAGATTAAAGATTTCCCCTAGTTTGGCTTTCATTTGTGTCCTCCATATGAATTCGCGTGTATTGGAGTTTGGAATGGTCATTTCTTGCTCAATCCATTCAAGCTCGTAAAAACATCATCAAATACATGATATTAAAATATTCTATCTATGACTATCTACTTCTGGCTAAACAGACACCAAGGTCAAACACTAAAATGTTTTAACAATTGCaatgattataactaaacatttTGGACTAGGTTTCCTTCCTGCAAATCCGATTCGCTTCGGCGATTAAATGATTTTTCTCTGATGGTGTCCAAGACAGGTTTCCAAGGACGCATGCGGGACAACCTTTGTGCCCGACAAGACACAAGCCCTGAATCAGGCGAGGGCCAGAGCGGGGTGGAGGCAGGCTGAGTGGAGGAGTTGGGCTTGGTGGACTTGGCTTTGGCGGTGAGCTTTCTGCCAATAGATGCCAAAGACACATGAGACACATCAGACTGCAGAGTGGAGTAAGGTAGAAGAAAATAAATATGGCCAGCTTGAAGAATAGTATCAGGTTGAAGACCCAACTGGGAGCAGTCGGAAAGGAGTTGAGCTGGAGTGCAAAGGAACTGCTTTGGTGGGCGATCGGTGCCAGTGACTTCACTCACCGAAACAGGGTGGTCAAAATCTTGTACCAACCCATTCAGGTGAACCACTCAGATCATATTCTTCACTCCACATGATGATGATCTACAAGACAAACTACAACCCATTTGATATCGATCTCTCTTGCCTTTGCCTTTTGCCTAATCTTGTAGAAACTAAAAAGGAAGAAAGTCTAATCTACCAATTGAGTAAGACGCTGTGCAACTACTCGGGCTTTTTATATACCAAACTATCCTCCTAATTTCAAAGTTATTACTGTTTTGGATAGTAACAAGTGGAAATTTCGGAATCAAAATCCTTTTTCTGTTTTTCGTCTTACATACAAGGAAACTCGTTAGTATTACTCAGATTTTGATTGGTTGAACAAGTGGGAGTAATGGGCGTGGGGTTCGggtaattaaatttaaagttgaGATGGACTCGGTCAAGATTCCAAACACTTGATAGGAACAGACTTCGTCCAGTCCAAACCCCCTAATTCAAGTTACCCCAACCATAGCTCACGTCAACTTTCCTTTGCAAGTCTGGTCCCTTTGTTAATGTTTAACCAAACAttgcttttactttttcttttattatttcacacacaaatttagattttttttcctcttcttttttcatGAGAAGAATATTTCTAACTCAAAGTTAAACTTTGtcattgaaattcaaaattaattcaggTCAAATTGGAAGCATTAACAAATGCATTGCACAAACTCGAATTCATTTCCTATCCTGATAGAAATGAAGCCACTTTCACCTTAAACAACATAATCAAATTctactattaatttttatatgtaaattgCCTCTCTCTTCTTTAATTCCATCATTATGTAAACATAGCAAGCTAACATGCATTACACACCTAACAATTTAATCTCAGCTCGATTGACATAATATTATTATCagtgtaaaaaaatataatttcaaaccTCGTAAAATGCCTT
The sequence above is drawn from the Gossypium hirsutum isolate 1008001.06 chromosome A05, Gossypium_hirsutum_v2.1, whole genome shotgun sequence genome and encodes:
- the LOC107902852 gene encoding uncharacterized protein; this translates as MVVHLNGLVQDFDHPVSVSEVTGTDRPPKQFLCTPAQLLSDCSQLGLQPDTILQAGHIYFLLPYSTLQSDVSHVSLASIGRKLTAKAKSTKPNSSTQPASTPLWPSPDSGLVSCRAQRLSRMRPWKPVLDTIREKSFNRRSESDLQEGNLVQNV